In Synechococcus sp. Nb3U1, one DNA window encodes the following:
- a CDS encoding mechanosensitive ion channel family protein, which translates to MSELLQTINRSLLELVGRGIELLPGFLIAAAILWATRYGIQGIRRLVSSAAARWIPSRSLQSLLVQTSQVGAWAVGILAASVIAFPDLRLGDLIGLLGLGSVAIGFAFQDIFKNFLAGVLLLLNEPFQLNDQVIVGDFEGTVEEINIRSTQIRTYQGERVVIPNAMVFTSPITVLTDRPYRRTDLEIGLDYNTPLPHGLQVLKEAMQGVEGVLSEPSFEIDIVGFGDSSIDFIVRYWTRPRKPEVRLARTQVMMALKQACDEAGLVIPYPIRTVYMFDQEAFQEHTPKVA; encoded by the coding sequence ATGAGTGAATTGCTGCAAACCATCAACCGTAGCCTACTGGAGCTGGTGGGCCGAGGCATTGAGCTATTGCCGGGCTTTTTGATCGCTGCTGCCATTCTCTGGGCTACCCGCTACGGCATTCAAGGGATCCGCCGCCTGGTCAGTTCTGCTGCTGCTCGATGGATCCCCAGTCGTTCTCTGCAGTCGCTCCTGGTACAAACCAGCCAGGTGGGGGCTTGGGCGGTGGGGATCCTGGCCGCCAGCGTCATCGCTTTCCCGGATCTGCGCCTAGGAGATTTGATCGGGCTGCTGGGTTTGGGGTCGGTGGCAATCGGTTTTGCCTTTCAAGATATTTTCAAGAACTTCTTGGCAGGCGTATTGCTATTGCTGAACGAGCCTTTTCAGTTGAACGATCAAGTCATCGTCGGCGACTTTGAAGGCACTGTGGAAGAGATCAACATTCGCTCCACCCAGATTCGTACCTACCAAGGGGAGCGGGTGGTGATCCCCAATGCCATGGTGTTCACCAGCCCGATTACGGTTCTGACGGATCGCCCCTACCGCCGCACCGACTTGGAAATTGGCCTTGACTACAACACGCCCCTTCCCCATGGACTACAGGTGTTGAAGGAAGCCATGCAGGGGGTAGAGGGGGTGCTGTCGGAGCCGTCTTTTGAAATCGACATTGTCGGCTTTGGGGATAGTTCCATCGATTTTATCGTGCGCTACTGGACTCGGCCCCGCAAACCGGAAGTGCGCCTTGCTCGCACCCAGGTGATGATGGCTCTCAAACAGGCCTGCGACGAGGCCGGATTGGTGATCCCTTACCCAATTCGCACCGTCTATATGTTCGACCAAGAGGCGTTTCAGGAGCACACGCCCAAAGTCGCCTAG
- the rodA gene encoding rod shape-determining protein RodA: protein MALLQPRLDSVPLTRTPQSAWKKFWQVFAAWREFDGILLATVLVLTGIGILAIHSTVRERPISNYWLQQLIMAGISLIPLGVLARIPYERLLRWHWVTYFLTLGGLTAVLFFGTAGGGAERWISIAGLQIQPSEFAKLGVILTLAAILHHWPIKYFSQIWVAVAVITPPWVLIFLQPNLGTALVFVVILLAMLYWAGAKGSWIILLMSPGVGAILYGLHTRSELSWMLWVWLIWCLGMAGLAAWRLPWRWTGATTFGVINLLSGHLGQVAWHFLKPYQRRRLEIFIDPAQEPWGSGYHLIQSRIAIGAGGFWGQGLQQGTQTQLDFIPEQHTDFIFSAIGEEMGFFGTLTVLMLLWILCVRLIFIAQGAKDNFGSLIAIGVLAMILFQSVVNIGMTIGLAPITGLPLPFLSYGRSALLTNFLAIGLVESVVMHRQRTTFFS from the coding sequence ATGGCCTTGCTGCAGCCGCGATTGGACTCCGTCCCGCTAACACGAACCCCACAATCTGCGTGGAAAAAGTTCTGGCAAGTCTTTGCTGCCTGGCGCGAGTTCGATGGTATTTTGTTGGCAACAGTGTTGGTCTTAACCGGCATCGGCATCTTGGCCATCCACAGCACCGTCCGGGAACGCCCCATCAGCAATTACTGGCTACAGCAGTTGATTATGGCTGGGATTAGTTTAATCCCGCTGGGGGTGTTGGCGCGGATCCCTTACGAGCGGTTGTTGCGCTGGCATTGGGTCACCTACTTTCTGACGCTAGGGGGGTTGACCGCCGTCTTGTTCTTCGGCACAGCAGGGGGAGGGGCAGAGCGGTGGATCTCCATTGCCGGGCTCCAGATCCAACCTTCCGAGTTCGCCAAATTAGGGGTCATCCTCACCCTAGCCGCCATCCTGCACCACTGGCCGATCAAATATTTCAGCCAAATTTGGGTGGCCGTCGCCGTGATTACCCCTCCCTGGGTGCTGATCTTCCTCCAACCCAACCTAGGAACAGCACTGGTGTTTGTGGTGATCTTGCTGGCGATGCTCTACTGGGCTGGAGCAAAGGGCAGTTGGATCATCTTGCTCATGTCACCTGGAGTGGGGGCAATTCTCTATGGCTTGCACACTCGCTCTGAGCTGAGCTGGATGCTATGGGTGTGGTTGATTTGGTGCTTGGGCATGGCGGGGCTGGCAGCTTGGCGGCTCCCCTGGCGTTGGACAGGGGCAACCACATTTGGGGTGATCAACCTGCTCTCTGGACATCTGGGACAAGTGGCTTGGCACTTCCTTAAGCCCTACCAACGTCGGCGATTGGAGATCTTCATCGATCCGGCCCAAGAACCCTGGGGATCCGGCTATCACTTGATTCAATCACGCATCGCCATCGGGGCAGGTGGCTTTTGGGGGCAAGGGCTCCAACAGGGCACCCAAACCCAACTGGACTTTATCCCCGAGCAACATACCGATTTCATCTTCTCGGCCATTGGAGAAGAGATGGGCTTTTTCGGCACTCTGACGGTGTTGATGCTGCTTTGGATCTTGTGTGTGCGCTTGATCTTCATCGCTCAAGGGGCCAAAGACAATTTCGGATCCCTGATTGCGATCGGGGTACTGGCGATGATCCTGTTTCAGTCGGTGGTGAATATCGGCATGACGATTGGCTTGGCCCCGATTACCGGTTTACCCCTGCCCTTTCTCAGCTATGGCCGCTCTGCTCTGCTGACCAATTTTCTGGCGATTGGATTAGTGGAATCGGTGGTGATGCACCGGCAACGCACCACGTTCTTCAGCTAA
- a CDS encoding NAD(P)/FAD-dependent oxidoreductase, translated as MANYDWIVIGGGITGAALSYELAHQGGSVLLVEKEGVLNGATRYSYGGLAHWAGKTPLLKALGEEGIQRYRTLSGELQADIQFRELDLLMPIAPGYDADAVEADMAQCRIPPRPISVEAACELEPLLDPAALERVLWVSHGHINPFLTALAFQKAFQRLGGSLLTGTVTGLRRQGDCIVGVEIGEVWHGAAQVVVCAGGWTRALLRQAGIRVPIYFTHAESVELEPSHLKLNALVMSTPVQRFELEQASTRPEQDPLWDEPGQEPCPPILDAGVLQFVDGSLRMGQISRVLTDPNAVVDSAASEAQIREQAGRYLPKLAHLPGQWYHCLVAFSGDQQPLVGSLPGLEGLQLFSGFSNPLAVVPVLARRFAQQAYGQEDEWIPGLSPGRFADILN; from the coding sequence ATGGCGAACTACGACTGGATTGTCATCGGGGGTGGGATCACAGGGGCAGCCCTGAGCTATGAACTAGCTCACCAAGGGGGATCCGTGCTGCTGGTGGAAAAAGAGGGGGTATTGAACGGGGCGACCCGCTACAGCTACGGGGGCTTGGCCCATTGGGCGGGCAAAACGCCGCTGCTCAAAGCTCTCGGGGAAGAAGGGATCCAACGCTACCGCACTTTATCTGGAGAATTACAGGCCGATATCCAATTTCGGGAGCTGGATCTGCTCATGCCGATTGCCCCCGGCTACGATGCTGATGCGGTGGAAGCAGATATGGCTCAGTGCCGGATCCCGCCCCGCCCCATTTCCGTAGAGGCCGCCTGTGAGCTGGAACCGCTGCTGGATCCGGCAGCTCTGGAGCGAGTCCTCTGGGTGAGCCACGGCCATATCAACCCCTTCCTGACAGCACTGGCTTTTCAAAAGGCTTTTCAACGCTTGGGGGGATCCCTTTTAACGGGAACAGTGACAGGCTTGCGCAGGCAGGGGGATTGCATTGTCGGGGTCGAGATCGGAGAGGTCTGGCACGGGGCGGCTCAGGTGGTGGTGTGTGCTGGGGGCTGGACAAGGGCTTTGTTGCGCCAAGCTGGGATCCGCGTGCCCATTTATTTCACCCATGCTGAGTCGGTGGAGTTGGAACCCTCCCATTTGAAGTTAAATGCCCTGGTCATGAGCACACCTGTGCAGCGCTTTGAACTGGAGCAGGCCTCCACCCGACCCGAGCAGGATCCTCTCTGGGATGAGCCGGGACAGGAACCCTGCCCACCCATTTTGGATGCGGGGGTACTGCAATTTGTCGATGGCAGCCTTCGCATGGGCCAGATCAGCCGTGTTTTGACGGATCCCAATGCGGTAGTAGATAGTGCAGCCAGCGAAGCGCAAATCCGCGAACAAGCCGGTCGCTACCTGCCCAAATTGGCCCACCTCCCCGGCCAGTGGTACCACTGCTTGGTGGCCTTCAGTGGCGATCAACAGCCTTTGGTGGGATCCCTGCCGGGGTTAGAAGGGTTGCAACTGTTCTCCGGTTTCAGTAACCCCCTGGCTGTGGTGCCCGTTTTGGCCCGCCGTTTCGCCCAGCAGGCCTACGGACAAGAGGATGAATGGATTCCTGGGTTGTCTCCGGGCCGGTTTGCCGACATTTTGAACTGA